The Alphaproteobacteria bacterium genome contains a region encoding:
- the ppdK gene encoding pyruvate, phosphate dikinase produces the protein MTKWVYLFGDRKTEGSAKMKELLGGKGANLAEMSSLGLPVPPGFTITTDVCNYFYTNNSKYPETLENEVKEALSYIENMVHAKFSDPSNPLLVSVRSGARVSMPGMMDTVLNLGLNDQTVLGLAKKTNNPRFAYDSYRRFLQMYGSVVMDISHHQFEDILTFHKNNKKVHLDTDLNADDWQKVIADYKAMILNESKNSFPQSPMEQLWGAIGAVFKSWESPRAEVYRKMNNIPNHWGTAVNVQAMVFGNMGNDCATGVAFTRDPSTGENVFYGEYLVNAQGEDVVAGIRTPQSLNLIGKKANQSTLPCMEESMEDLYKELLEVRTKLEQHYKDMQDIEFTIQANKLWMLQTRSGKRTAAAALKIAADMVKEKLIDEKTAILRVNPLSLDQLLHPCLDPKYPRKVMVRGLPASPGAAHGQIVFTADEAEAKNNKNEAVILVRTETSPEDIHGMYAAKGVLTSRGGMTSHAAVVARGMGKPCVVGAMQMRVDLDKKTIMVGDIILKEGDKITIDGATGDVMIGKIPMIHPELSQDFVQLMSWADKYRRLRIRANAETPLDTNIAKKFGAEGIGLCRTEHMFFNEDRIIAMREMILSDDEHNRRRALEKILPMQRNDFIELFTIMQGLPITIRLLDPPLHEFLPKKNSELEEVAKVSGTGIEKLRARSAALHEANPMLGHRGCRLGITYPEIYEMQIRAIFEAMIEVMKKTKQTIEPEIMIPLVAWDKELEILRQLVINQAVSLEKKHNIKLIYKVGTMIELPRAALCADEIAKHADFFSFGTNDLTQTTFGLSRDDSSNFLPVYEQEKIITKDPFVTLDVHSVGQLMKIACDKGKSIKSNIKLGICGEHGGDPDSIDFCHNLGLDYVSCSPYRVPIARLAAAQAAIKAEIKNDISSNSTIRVIA, from the coding sequence ATGACAAAATGGGTATATCTTTTTGGTGATCGTAAGACTGAAGGTTCAGCAAAAATGAAAGAACTTTTGGGAGGAAAGGGTGCTAATCTTGCAGAAATGAGCTCTCTTGGATTACCTGTTCCACCAGGTTTTACCATTACAACAGATGTATGTAATTATTTTTATACAAATAATTCTAAATATCCCGAAACGTTAGAGAATGAAGTAAAAGAAGCTCTGTCATATATTGAAAATATGGTTCATGCAAAATTTTCGGATCCAAGCAATCCTTTATTAGTATCGGTACGTTCTGGTGCACGTGTTTCTATGCCAGGTATGATGGATACTGTATTAAATCTTGGTCTTAATGATCAAACTGTTCTGGGCTTAGCAAAAAAAACTAATAATCCACGTTTTGCTTATGACAGTTATCGCCGTTTTTTACAAATGTATGGATCGGTTGTGATGGATATTAGTCATCATCAATTTGAAGATATTTTAACTTTTCATAAAAATAATAAAAAAGTTCATCTTGATACAGATTTGAATGCAGATGATTGGCAAAAAGTTATTGCTGATTATAAAGCAATGATTTTAAATGAAAGCAAAAACTCTTTTCCCCAATCTCCGATGGAACAATTATGGGGTGCAATTGGTGCGGTTTTTAAAAGTTGGGAATCCCCACGGGCGGAAGTTTATCGTAAGATGAATAATATTCCCAATCATTGGGGAACAGCTGTTAATGTGCAGGCTATGGTTTTTGGAAATATGGGTAATGATTGTGCAACGGGTGTTGCTTTTACGCGTGATCCATCAACAGGCGAAAATGTTTTTTATGGTGAATATTTAGTAAATGCCCAGGGAGAAGACGTTGTTGCAGGTATACGTACACCTCAATCTTTAAATTTGATCGGCAAAAAAGCTAACCAATCTACATTACCATGTATGGAAGAAAGCATGGAGGATTTATACAAAGAGCTTTTGGAAGTCCGAACTAAACTTGAACAGCATTATAAAGATATGCAAGATATTGAATTTACTATTCAAGCTAATAAACTTTGGATGCTCCAAACAAGATCTGGTAAAAGAACCGCTGCTGCTGCTCTTAAAATTGCAGCAGATATGGTCAAAGAAAAATTAATTGATGAAAAAACTGCTATATTACGTGTTAATCCATTATCTTTGGATCAACTTTTACATCCATGCCTTGATCCTAAATATCCACGAAAGGTTATGGTTCGTGGATTGCCAGCGTCCCCAGGTGCAGCGCACGGCCAAATTGTTTTTACAGCTGATGAAGCGGAAGCAAAAAATAATAAAAACGAAGCTGTCATTCTGGTTAGAACGGAAACAAGTCCAGAGGATATTCATGGTATGTATGCAGCCAAAGGCGTATTAACATCACGTGGTGGTATGACTAGTCATGCAGCTGTTGTTGCACGGGGTATGGGAAAACCATGTGTTGTTGGTGCAATGCAAATGCGTGTTGATCTTGATAAAAAAACGATTATGGTTGGCGATATAATTCTTAAAGAAGGTGATAAAATCACTATTGATGGGGCAACTGGTGATGTTATGATTGGTAAAATTCCTATGATTCATCCAGAATTATCCCAAGATTTTGTGCAATTAATGTCGTGGGCTGATAAATATCGTCGGTTACGTATCCGTGCCAATGCGGAAACACCTTTAGATACAAACATCGCAAAAAAATTTGGGGCAGAGGGTATTGGTCTTTGCCGGACTGAGCATATGTTTTTTAATGAAGATCGTATTATTGCTATGCGTGAAATGATTTTAAGTGATGATGAGCATAATCGTCGTCGTGCCTTAGAGAAAATTTTACCAATGCAACGTAATGATTTTATTGAACTTTTTACAATAATGCAGGGATTACCCATTACAATCAGGTTGTTGGACCCACCTTTACATGAATTTCTTCCTAAAAAGAATTCTGAATTAGAAGAAGTTGCTAAAGTTTCTGGAACAGGTATTGAAAAATTAAGAGCACGTAGTGCGGCCCTACATGAAGCTAATCCCATGTTAGGGCACAGAGGATGCAGGTTGGGCATTACGTATCCAGAAATTTATGAAATGCAAATACGCGCAATTTTCGAAGCTATGATTGAGGTTATGAAAAAAACCAAACAAACAATTGAACCAGAAATTATGATACCTTTGGTTGCTTGGGATAAAGAATTAGAAATTTTACGTCAATTGGTTATTAACCAAGCAGTATCATTAGAGAAAAAACATAATATTAAATTAATATACAAAGTAGGCACCATGATCGAATTGCCAAGGGCTGCTTTGTGTGCAGATGAAATTGCAAAGCATGCTGATTTCTTTAGCTTTGGTACAAACGATCTTACACAAACAACTTTTGGATTAAGCCGTGATGATTCATCAAATTTTTTACCCGTTTATGAACAGGAAAAGATTATTACCAAGGATCCTTTTGTAACTTTGGATGTGCATTCGGTTGGTCAGCTTATGAAAATTGCATGTGATAAAGGAAAATCCATAAAATCAAATATCAAACTAGGTATTTGTGGTGAACATGGTGGTGACCCAGATTCTATAGATTTTTGTCATAATCTTGGATTAGATTATGTTTCTTGTTCACCATATAGGGTACCTATTGCAAGATTAGCTGCAGCTCAAGCTGCTATTAAGGCAGAAATAAAAAATGACATATCATCAAATTCAACCATAAGAGTTATTGCATAA
- the glyS gene encoding glycine--tRNA ligase subunit beta produces the protein MAEFFCELLSEEIPARMQKNARTFLEKNLEENLKKYFVPFTTIKIYTTPRRISFAINGIPLTLPDSIEEKKGPRIDAAQTAIDGFLKANNLSDLSQCEQRQTDKGNFWFIKIKKHGIKASIVLENLIKDLLLNFAWPKTMRFGEQSFVWVRPLKNILAIFDNKIITNFIELKSDRFMINNETVGHRFLSPSSIKVKNFEDYQDKLQKSFVVVDPETRKKIILEQATNYAQKLNLIFNPDPNLLDEVIGLVEYPVVLLGKINPEFMVLPQEILITSMRHHQKYFVLFTKEQKLAPYFLVVANLRTEDDGQTILAGNERVLKARLNDAQFFWVHDQNIKLASRIHALEKIVFFKSLGTMAQKLERIKSLTYKLAENIHYKNINKIDHVIPLLKADLTTQMVGEFPELQGIIGKYYALNEGLDTDIAEAIAEHYAPNGPSDRCPTNTLSVLCALADKIDTLVGFFAIGQKPTGSKDPFALRRTALSIIRLILENNIKIKLNDIFYYAYWGYENTLQNFDKNLPKGHQPKLLITNILEFIVDRFKVLLKEKNIKHDYLEAIFVDQYDDLMNLQSRLYAFIDFIKNDHGTILINTAKRVFNILNIEEKKDNCLYDTQYDEFLLIDEEEKNLHSYVIKTEKNILSNQKNENYKQVMENLLELQKPLDLFFDKIKVNAADSSLRINRLKFLSKIRTIFNIIGDFSKIEG, from the coding sequence ATGGCAGAATTTTTTTGTGAACTTTTATCAGAAGAAATACCTGCACGTATGCAAAAAAACGCAAGGACATTTCTTGAAAAGAATCTCGAAGAAAATTTAAAAAAATATTTTGTACCTTTTACAACAATAAAAATTTATACAACTCCAAGACGAATAAGTTTTGCAATCAATGGTATACCTTTAACCTTACCAGATAGTATAGAAGAAAAAAAAGGGCCAAGAATTGATGCAGCGCAAACGGCTATAGATGGTTTTCTAAAAGCAAATAATTTATCTGATCTTTCACAATGTGAACAGCGTCAAACGGATAAAGGTAATTTCTGGTTTATAAAAATTAAAAAGCATGGCATAAAAGCGTCTATTGTATTAGAAAATTTGATTAAAGATTTGCTTTTGAATTTTGCATGGCCAAAAACGATGCGATTTGGGGAGCAAAGTTTTGTATGGGTAAGACCATTAAAAAATATTTTAGCGATTTTTGATAATAAAATAATTACCAATTTTATAGAATTAAAATCAGACCGTTTTATGATTAATAATGAAACAGTTGGTCATCGTTTTCTTTCACCATCCTCAATTAAAGTAAAAAATTTTGAAGATTATCAAGATAAACTTCAAAAATCATTTGTTGTTGTTGATCCTGAAACCCGCAAAAAAATTATTCTAGAGCAAGCAACCAATTATGCACAGAAATTGAATTTAATTTTTAATCCTGATCCCAATCTTTTAGATGAAGTCATAGGTTTAGTGGAATATCCAGTTGTACTTTTGGGAAAAATAAACCCAGAATTTATGGTTCTACCTCAAGAGATACTTATAACATCTATGCGGCATCATCAAAAATATTTTGTACTTTTTACCAAAGAACAAAAGCTTGCCCCATATTTTTTGGTCGTTGCTAATTTAAGAACGGAAGACGATGGGCAAACTATTTTGGCGGGTAATGAACGTGTTTTAAAAGCAAGATTAAATGATGCCCAATTTTTTTGGGTTCATGATCAGAATATTAAATTAGCTTCACGGATACATGCTTTAGAAAAGATAGTTTTCTTTAAATCATTGGGAACAATGGCCCAAAAATTAGAACGTATTAAATCATTAACTTATAAATTGGCCGAAAATATACATTATAAAAATATAAATAAAATTGATCATGTTATTCCATTGCTTAAAGCTGATTTAACAACTCAAATGGTAGGGGAGTTTCCTGAACTTCAAGGTATTATAGGTAAATATTATGCGTTGAATGAAGGTCTGGACACAGATATTGCGGAAGCAATTGCAGAACATTATGCGCCAAATGGGCCATCGGATCGTTGTCCTACAAATACATTAAGTGTACTATGTGCTCTGGCAGATAAAATTGATACCTTGGTTGGTTTTTTTGCCATTGGACAAAAACCAACAGGTTCAAAAGACCCTTTTGCCTTAAGACGTACAGCACTTAGTATTATTCGTTTAATTTTGGAAAATAACATAAAAATTAAACTTAATGATATATTTTATTATGCTTATTGGGGATATGAAAATACGTTACAAAATTTTGATAAAAATTTACCCAAAGGTCATCAACCCAAATTGCTTATTACTAATATTTTAGAATTTATTGTGGATAGATTCAAAGTTTTATTGAAAGAAAAAAATATCAAGCATGATTATTTAGAAGCAATTTTTGTTGATCAATATGATGATCTAATGAATTTACAATCTCGCTTATATGCTTTTATTGATTTTATAAAAAATGATCATGGTACAATATTGATCAATACAGCCAAAAGAGTTTTTAATATTTTAAATATTGAAGAAAAAAAAGATAATTGTTTGTATGATACACAGTATGATGAATTTCTATTGATAGATGAAGAAGAAAAAAATCTTCATTCTTATGTTATCAAAACTGAAAAAAATATTTTATCAAATCAAAAAAATGAAAATTATAAACAAGTTATGGAAAATTTATTAGAATTACAAAAACCTTTGGATTTATTTTTTGATAAAATTAAAGTAAATGCAGCGGATTCATCATTGCGTATAAATCGATTAAAATTTTTATCAAAGATTAGAACTATATTTAATATTATTGGTGATTTTTCTAAAATTGAAGGATAG
- a CDS encoding glycine--tRNA ligase subunit alpha: MANKNTCFQSLILKLQNYWADQGCVILQPYDIEMGAGTFHPATTLRCLGPKSWKAAYVQPSRRPTDGRYGENPNRLQHYYQFQVILKPSPTDSQELYLKSLEVLGINPLLHDIRFVEDDWESPTLGAWGLGWEVWLDGMEVSQFTYFQQVGGFDCVPSSTELTYGLERLAMFIQNVDNVYNLDWNGVEGKGSIAYKDVYWQSEKEFSAYNFEYANVDSLWNNFEGSEKNCQFLLNLPEPLILPAYDHCLKASHLFNLLDARGVISVAERQNYIGRVRALAKACCEAWINSSHS, encoded by the coding sequence ATGGCAAACAAAAATACTTGCTTTCAATCTTTAATATTAAAGTTGCAAAATTATTGGGCTGACCAAGGTTGTGTTATTTTACAACCCTATGACATAGAAATGGGCGCAGGTACTTTCCACCCTGCTACTACATTGCGTTGTTTAGGCCCCAAAAGTTGGAAAGCTGCTTATGTACAACCATCGCGTCGCCCAACTGATGGACGTTATGGTGAAAATCCTAACCGATTACAACATTACTATCAATTTCAAGTTATTTTAAAACCATCCCCTACCGATAGCCAAGAGCTTTATTTAAAAAGTTTGGAGGTATTAGGTATTAATCCCTTATTACATGATATCCGCTTTGTTGAAGATGATTGGGAAAGCCCAACATTAGGGGCATGGGGATTAGGATGGGAAGTATGGTTAGACGGAATGGAAGTTTCACAATTTACTTATTTTCAACAAGTAGGTGGATTTGATTGTGTACCATCATCAACGGAATTGACATATGGTCTTGAGCGGTTAGCCATGTTTATTCAAAATGTAGACAATGTTTATAATCTTGATTGGAATGGTGTGGAAGGCAAGGGTTCTATTGCTTATAAAGATGTGTATTGGCAATCTGAAAAAGAATTTTCAGCCTATAATTTTGAATATGCAAATGTAGACTCTTTGTGGAATAATTTTGAAGGTTCAGAAAAAAATTGCCAATTTTTACTTAATTTACCAGAACCTTTAATTTTACCTGCTTATGATCATTGTCTTAAAGCAAGTCATTTATTTAATTTATTAGATGCACGGGGGGTTATTTCTGTTGCAGAACGGCAAAACTATATTGGACGGGTTCGGGCTTTAGCCAAAGCTTGTTGTGAAGCTTGGATTAATTCATCACATAGTTGA
- a CDS encoding DUF465 domain-containing protein: MQGLEDLRRRLEELRMEHRDLDEVIHRMMNVAPFDQIQLQRLKKRKLLIKDQITQLESKLLPDIIA, encoded by the coding sequence ATGCAGGGGTTAGAAGATTTACGTCGGCGCCTAGAAGAGTTAAGGATGGAACACCGGGATCTTGATGAAGTGATCCATCGAATGATGAATGTTGCCCCATTTGATCAAATACAATTGCAACGTTTAAAGAAAAGAAAATTATTGATTAAAGATCAAATCACTCAATTAGAGAGCAAACTATTACCTGATATTATTGCTTAA
- a CDS encoding ATP-dependent 6-phosphofructokinase, whose translation MSKKIGILTSGGDCAGLNAIIYSVVKNACDNYNWNVLGIKNGTAGLLCNPYDYINLTSEHLNSNLVRQGGTILGTTNKNNPFFFPTEDGKLLNRTKEIIEAYHQLKLDALIGVGGDGSLKILRDIAEQGKLNLVAIPKTIDNDIGQTEISIGYETAVSIATQALDQLQPTAASHSRVMILEVMGRDAGHIALAAGIAGAADVILIPEIPYQFNKIASHIQNIKQKGRNFALIIVAEAVKTELGEPLMTMHSGGSPTYGGIGYYISENISKLTDAETRVTILGHVQRGAEANAKDRIVASAFGVHAVNLIAQEKFDRLVIWKNRKVTDIPIYEGIQYYQTINLEDTLVKTARGLGICFGD comes from the coding sequence ATGTCTAAAAAAATAGGTATATTAACAAGTGGGGGCGATTGTGCTGGATTAAATGCCATTATATATTCAGTTGTAAAAAATGCTTGTGATAATTATAACTGGAACGTTTTAGGTATAAAAAATGGTACAGCAGGATTACTTTGCAATCCTTATGATTATATCAATTTAACCTCAGAACATTTAAATAGCAACCTTGTAAGACAAGGTGGTACTATCCTAGGTACAACAAATAAAAATAATCCTTTTTTCTTTCCAACCGAAGATGGGAAACTTCTTAATCGTACAAAAGAAATAATTGAAGCATATCATCAATTAAAACTTGATGCTTTAATTGGGGTTGGTGGTGATGGTAGTTTGAAAATATTACGTGATATAGCTGAACAAGGAAAATTAAATCTTGTAGCTATTCCCAAAACTATTGATAATGATATAGGTCAAACAGAAATTTCTATTGGATATGAAACAGCTGTTTCCATAGCAACCCAAGCACTTGATCAGTTACAACCCACTGCTGCAAGTCATAGCCGTGTCATGATTCTAGAAGTGATGGGTCGAGATGCAGGACATATTGCCTTAGCAGCTGGAATTGCTGGAGCAGCTGATGTTATCCTTATACCAGAAATTCCTTATCAATTTAATAAGATTGCATCCCATATCCAAAATATTAAACAAAAAGGACGTAATTTTGCTTTAATTATTGTTGCAGAAGCAGTCAAAACAGAATTGGGTGAACCCTTAATGACTATGCATAGTGGGGGTAGTCCGACATATGGGGGTATTGGCTATTACATTAGCGAAAATATAAGCAAATTAACAGATGCAGAAACACGTGTGACGATTTTAGGTCATGTTCAAAGAGGCGCAGAAGCCAATGCTAAAGACAGAATTGTTGCCTCCGCATTTGGCGTTCATGCGGTTAATTTAATTGCCCAAGAAAAATTTGATCGTCTTGTTATATGGAAAAATAGAAAAGTAACAGATATTCCTATTTACGAAGGTATCCAATATTATCAAACAATTAATTTAGAGGATACTTTAGTTAAAACAGCCCGAGGGTTGGGTATATGTTTTGGAGACTAG
- a CDS encoding class I SAM-dependent rRNA methyltransferase produces the protein MINNSNDRLKIFVHKKFLKRILSGHPWIYSNEIVTDHKNRLIPSGSVVGVYQSNEQFICWAIYNPHTLIAARILSYDYSIKIDVNFFAHHFKNALALREKIFTEPYYRLIHAEADNCPGLIIDRYDNILVVQINISGMDLLWPIVEEALVKILKPKTIVLRNDSTARTKEGLPLEIKQLYTPITEPLQIIENDLYFFMDPIQGQKTGWFYDHRDNRLMIAKLSKNKSVLDCYCHSGGFSINALARGAHFVMAIDRSEHALKLAQMSLHANNLKNDSCQFILGDVMDELQNLISQNKKFDIIVLDPPAFIKNKKDIPQGSRAYRKLAKLAAQLVNPQGFLFFASCSYHMDVQNFSKQIASAIHSIGRKAQIIAKTSTAADHPLHPFLQENDYLKAQLIYFPK, from the coding sequence ATGATAAATAATTCAAATGATCGTCTTAAGATCTTTGTTCATAAAAAATTTTTAAAAAGAATTTTATCTGGCCATCCTTGGATTTATTCTAATGAAATTGTAACTGATCATAAAAATCGACTTATACCTTCTGGATCTGTTGTTGGTGTGTATCAATCAAATGAACAATTTATTTGCTGGGCAATATATAATCCCCATACATTAATTGCAGCACGTATTTTATCATATGATTATTCAATAAAAATTGATGTTAATTTTTTTGCGCATCATTTTAAAAATGCTTTAGCATTAAGGGAAAAAATATTTACAGAACCTTATTATCGGCTAATTCATGCTGAAGCAGATAATTGCCCAGGACTTATTATAGATAGATATGATAATATTTTAGTTGTACAAATAAATATATCTGGTATGGATTTGTTATGGCCAATTGTCGAAGAAGCTTTAGTAAAAATTTTAAAGCCTAAAACAATTGTTTTACGTAACGATAGTACGGCACGTACTAAAGAAGGATTGCCGTTAGAAATAAAACAACTGTATACGCCAATAACGGAACCTTTGCAAATCATTGAAAATGATCTTTATTTTTTTATGGATCCTATTCAAGGCCAAAAGACGGGATGGTTTTACGATCATCGTGATAATAGATTAATGATCGCTAAACTTTCAAAAAATAAATCTGTTCTTGATTGTTATTGCCATAGTGGAGGATTCTCAATTAATGCATTGGCACGGGGTGCACATTTTGTTATGGCTATTGATCGTTCTGAACACGCTTTAAAATTGGCTCAAATGTCTTTACACGCAAATAATTTAAAAAATGATAGTTGTCAGTTTATTTTGGGAGATGTAATGGATGAATTACAAAATTTGATTAGTCAGAATAAAAAATTTGATATTATTGTTCTTGATCCACCTGCCTTTATAAAAAATAAAAAAGATATTCCTCAAGGAAGCAGGGCATATCGAAAACTTGCTAAATTAGCTGCTCAATTAGTAAATCCTCAAGGATTTTTATTTTTTGCATCATGCTCTTATCATATGGATGTACAAAATTTTTCTAAGCAAATTGCTAGTGCAATTCACAGTATTGGACGTAAAGCACAGATCATTGCAAAAACAAGTACAGCGGCAGATCATCCTCTTCATCCTTTTTTGCAAGAGAATGATTATTTAAAAGCGCAGTTAATTTATTTTCCTAAATAA
- a CDS encoding PAS domain-containing protein, whose amino-acid sequence MALKLLPNHNVTDVQVEELDSPSQLIGKSTQHIYDWWLHFIDKGMPDREDFDIINHAVFAPNLYLAKQISPGYFKMLINGENVIRMIGANHMGAKITAQADGTYSERLAIYYQAILDHQICCRCRGQLTMLGRSHVRFESVDCPLSSKDGLGYVVGAMDTI is encoded by the coding sequence ATGGCTCTAAAACTTTTACCTAATCATAATGTTACAGATGTTCAAGTGGAAGAATTAGATTCACCTAGCCAACTTATTGGTAAAAGTACACAACATATTTATGATTGGTGGTTACATTTTATTGATAAAGGTATGCCTGATCGGGAAGATTTTGATATTATTAATCATGCAGTTTTTGCTCCAAATCTTTATTTAGCAAAGCAAATTTCTCCAGGTTATTTTAAAATGCTTATTAATGGCGAAAATGTAATTCGTATGATTGGGGCAAATCATATGGGTGCAAAAATTACAGCACAAGCGGATGGGACCTATAGTGAAAGACTTGCTATTTACTATCAAGCAATTTTAGATCACCAAATATGTTGTAGATGTCGTGGTCAATTAACTATGTTGGGACGTAGTCATGTGCGTTTTGAATCAGTTGATTGTCCTTTAAGTTCGAAAGATGGGCTTGGATATGTTGTTGGCGCAATGGATACAATATAA